The Shewanella sp. NFH-SH190041 genome has a window encoding:
- the zipA gene encoding cell division protein ZipA, which yields MENLQLVLFVLGAIAIIAVLVHGFWSIRKQHPKTAKGGGVADLYRNASTEHASEVNSGHHDVNHGLTDRQVVKAGSHQPRIEPKVDADAPVEHASDRQEPVITAARDEVVEPTVSLYAEQEPEMQAEPVEEPHDTLAATDELPEPKDVLVLHVCAKPGEVLQGAELLPCLLTLNFKFGEMHIFHRHEDNAGTGKVLFSMANMVKPGVFDPDNMEQFNTPGVVMFMTLPCYGDPVMNFSIMLNSACQLADDLGAEVLDGERRPWSAELKQAYLGRIRKAAE from the coding sequence ATGGAAAATTTGCAACTGGTATTGTTTGTGTTGGGTGCGATAGCCATTATCGCCGTGCTGGTTCATGGTTTTTGGTCCATTAGAAAGCAGCACCCTAAAACCGCTAAGGGCGGCGGGGTGGCGGACTTGTACCGTAATGCCTCTACTGAACATGCATCTGAGGTTAACAGTGGTCATCATGATGTGAACCACGGGCTAACCGATAGGCAGGTGGTTAAAGCGGGTAGCCATCAGCCCCGTATTGAGCCTAAAGTCGATGCTGATGCCCCTGTTGAACATGCGTCTGATCGCCAAGAGCCGGTGATAACAGCGGCTCGGGATGAGGTGGTAGAACCTACCGTAAGCCTATATGCAGAGCAAGAGCCCGAGATGCAAGCAGAACCGGTTGAAGAACCCCATGATACGCTTGCTGCAACCGATGAGTTACCTGAGCCAAAAGATGTACTGGTATTGCATGTCTGTGCTAAGCCAGGTGAGGTATTGCAGGGCGCAGAACTACTGCCTTGCTTACTGACACTGAATTTCAAATTTGGGGAAATGCATATTTTCCATCGTCATGAAGATAATGCCGGTACTGGTAAGGTACTATTTTCTATGGCAAACATGGTCAAGCCCGGGGTATTTGACCCCGATAATATGGAGCAATTCAATACCCCTGGAGTGGTGATGTTTATGACCTTACCATGCTATGGTGATCCGGTGATGAACTTCTCCATTATGCTGAACTCTGCCTGTCAACTGGCTGATGATTTGGGCGCCGAAGTGCTGGATGGGGAGCGACGTCCCTGGAGTGCTGAACTGAAACAGGCGTACCTTGGCCGGATCCGCAAGGCAGCAGAATAA
- a CDS encoding FAD-binding and (Fe-S)-binding domain-containing protein, with the protein MLPRITHEQTLEPQYLAYLDALKAAAFRGDIDASYAARLVQATDNSVYQFLPQAVLYPKDIEDIQLALSLASQEAFLSVVFSARGGGTGTNGQSLTHGIILDLSRYMNRIIEVNVEQGWALVEAGVVKDQLNDALRPHGYFFSPDLSTSNRATLGGMINTDASGAGSLVYGKTSDHVLELSSVLADGTLLNTAPLGKQALASVKAELAHVATGDNEHSALSESQILHNIATATLAQRDEIEARFPPLNRFLTGYDLKHVWDGQLTTFDLSRILTGSEGTLAVICRAKLNLTPLPASRIMVNIKYDSFESALRHAPALVEAKATVVETIDSTVLNLAREDIIWHSVAPLISDVAGQPIMGLNMVEFAGDVGEVSQRLQALEQRLNHDITQQYCGVLGYQITDDAVSISRIYAMRKKAVGLLGATKGRRKPLAFAEDTAVPPEQLADFIMDFRQLLDSKQLRYGMFGHVDAGVLHVRPALDMCDPADEQLLRQLSDEVAALTAKYGGLMWGEHGKGVRGEYAPAVFGETLYGLLRDIKTWFDPHNKLNPGKLVAPRDQQLCYDVDSQKRGGFDRQIPVTVREDFPDAMNCNGNGLCFNYSQYSPMCPSFKVTGDRIHSPKGRAGLMREWLRLLARQQIEPLALQQASPVSWMTRLRNSYRADKEYDFSHEVMASLQGCLACKACSGQCPVKVDVPRFRAQFYQAYYQRYLRPMKDYLVAGLEESLPLMAATPRLTNLLTDSTLVRWGMKRLLGYVDAPLLSVPTLKQQLANHSCLGYELTDLQQIAPQARQQYVLVVQDPFNSFYDANLVANFIRLIETLGLKPVLLPFKPNGKPAHIKGFLAKFARQAKDSAAFFCQLQQLGIPMVGVDPALVLVYRDEYRHVLPASAQCFDIKLVNEWLLEQLVDVPARPARGRQYTWFSHCTESSANPTTGTQWQKIFTHLGASLNTAQLGCCGMAGTYGHEAENLARSKALYKMSWADQIAALPRAEILVSGYSCRSQVKRLSRFRPKHPLEAILTLLSE; encoded by the coding sequence ATGTTACCGCGTATTACCCATGAACAGACCTTGGAACCTCAGTATCTCGCCTACCTTGATGCATTAAAAGCCGCTGCATTTCGCGGTGATATTGATGCCAGCTATGCCGCTCGGTTAGTGCAGGCGACAGACAACTCAGTTTATCAGTTCTTGCCGCAGGCGGTGTTGTACCCCAAGGATATTGAGGATATTCAGCTGGCATTGTCTTTGGCTAGTCAAGAGGCATTTTTGTCTGTGGTGTTTTCTGCCCGGGGGGGCGGTACCGGCACTAACGGGCAGTCATTAACCCATGGGATTATCCTTGACTTGTCTCGTTATATGAACCGTATTATTGAGGTGAATGTAGAGCAGGGCTGGGCACTCGTTGAGGCGGGCGTGGTTAAAGATCAACTTAATGATGCGCTCCGCCCCCATGGCTATTTTTTCAGCCCGGATTTGTCTACCTCAAATCGTGCGACCTTAGGGGGCATGATTAACACGGATGCTTCCGGCGCTGGGTCTTTGGTTTATGGTAAAACATCGGATCATGTGCTTGAGCTAAGCAGTGTCTTGGCTGATGGTACATTGCTGAATACTGCACCATTAGGCAAGCAAGCATTGGCCTCTGTGAAGGCTGAACTGGCGCATGTGGCAACGGGCGATAATGAACATTCAGCGTTGAGCGAGTCACAAATACTACATAATATCGCCACCGCAACGTTGGCGCAGCGAGATGAGATTGAAGCTCGGTTTCCTCCATTAAACCGATTTTTGACCGGTTATGACCTTAAACATGTTTGGGATGGTCAACTGACAACCTTTGATTTATCTCGCATTTTGACTGGCTCTGAAGGCACATTGGCTGTTATTTGCCGAGCAAAGCTGAATTTAACGCCGTTGCCAGCTAGCCGGATCATGGTCAATATCAAATATGATTCATTTGAATCTGCGCTGCGTCATGCTCCAGCATTAGTTGAGGCCAAGGCTACTGTGGTGGAAACCATCGATTCCACCGTATTAAATTTAGCCCGAGAAGACATTATTTGGCATTCGGTAGCGCCGCTTATCAGTGACGTTGCAGGCCAGCCTATTATGGGGCTGAATATGGTGGAGTTTGCTGGTGACGTTGGTGAGGTTTCGCAGCGATTGCAGGCACTTGAGCAGCGTCTTAATCACGATATTACCCAGCAGTATTGTGGCGTGTTGGGCTATCAGATCACCGATGATGCAGTCAGTATCAGCCGTATTTACGCTATGCGTAAAAAAGCCGTTGGGTTGCTCGGTGCCACTAAAGGGCGGCGTAAACCCTTAGCCTTTGCCGAAGATACGGCGGTACCGCCTGAGCAGTTAGCCGATTTTATTATGGACTTTCGTCAACTGTTGGACAGTAAACAGTTACGTTATGGCATGTTTGGGCATGTGGATGCTGGCGTATTACATGTACGTCCTGCGTTAGATATGTGCGATCCGGCTGATGAACAATTACTGCGACAACTCTCCGATGAAGTAGCGGCACTGACAGCCAAATATGGTGGTTTGATGTGGGGCGAGCATGGTAAGGGCGTACGCGGAGAATATGCTCCTGCTGTATTTGGTGAGACCCTTTATGGCTTATTGCGAGATATTAAAACCTGGTTTGATCCACACAATAAACTGAATCCGGGTAAATTGGTGGCGCCTCGAGATCAGCAGTTATGTTATGACGTTGATAGTCAAAAACGTGGGGGGTTTGATCGCCAGATCCCTGTGACTGTTAGAGAGGATTTCCCTGATGCGATGAACTGTAATGGTAACGGTCTGTGCTTCAATTACAGCCAGTATTCTCCTATGTGCCCTTCTTTTAAGGTGACCGGAGATCGAATCCATTCACCAAAAGGTCGAGCCGGGCTGATGCGAGAATGGCTTCGGTTGCTGGCCCGACAGCAGATTGAACCATTAGCATTGCAACAGGCGTCTCCTGTGTCGTGGATGACCCGGCTAAGAAACAGTTACCGGGCTGATAAAGAGTATGATTTTTCCCATGAAGTGATGGCATCTTTACAGGGATGTTTAGCCTGTAAAGCCTGCTCTGGTCAGTGCCCCGTTAAAGTTGATGTGCCTAGATTTAGGGCGCAGTTTTATCAGGCTTATTATCAGCGTTATCTGCGTCCGATGAAGGATTATTTGGTGGCCGGGTTAGAAGAAAGCCTGCCTTTAATGGCCGCTACCCCAAGGCTCACTAACTTACTGACCGACAGCACGCTGGTTCGTTGGGGAATGAAGCGGTTGTTGGGTTATGTGGATGCCCCGCTGTTATCTGTGCCAACGCTAAAACAACAATTAGCTAACCATTCTTGTCTTGGATATGAACTGACAGATTTACAGCAAATTGCGCCTCAGGCTCGGCAGCAATATGTACTGGTGGTTCAGGATCCATTTAACAGCTTTTATGATGCCAATCTGGTGGCTAATTTTATTCGCCTGATCGAAACCTTAGGGCTAAAGCCGGTACTGTTACCATTTAAGCCCAATGGTAAACCTGCGCATATTAAAGGCTTTTTGGCTAAATTTGCGAGGCAGGCAAAAGATAGCGCCGCATTTTTCTGTCAACTGCAACAATTAGGGATCCCCATGGTGGGCGTCGATCCGGCTCTTGTGCTGGTCTATCGTGATGAGTATCGCCATGTCCTGCCAGCATCCGCGCAGTGCTTTGATATTAAGCTTGTGAATGAGTGGCTGCTGGAGCAGTTAGTGGATGTCCCCGCCCGGCCTGCAAGGGGGCGTCAATATACTTGGTTTAGTCATTGCACAGAGTCCAGTGCCAATCCCACCACAGGAACGCAGTGGCAGAAAATTTTTACTCACCTAGGCGCCAGCCTCAATACTGCGCAGCTGGGATGCTGTGGTATGGCGGGCACCTATGGTCATGAGGCGGAAAACCTAGCCCGCTCTAAAGCACTGTACAAGATGTCATGGGCTGATCAGATTGCGGCATTACCTCGAGCAGAAATTTTGGTGTCAGGTTACTCCTGTCGCAGTCAGGTTAAGCGGTTATCTCGTTTTCGGCCCAAACACCCCTTGGAAGCGATATTGACATTACTTAGTGAATGA
- a CDS encoding Glu/Leu/Phe/Val dehydrogenase dimerization domain-containing protein: MSVFSHASFDNHEQVVFCHDPKTNIRAIIAVHDTTLGPAVGGCRMWQYDSDEAALNDVLRLSRGMTYKNALAGLQMGGGKSVILADPARTDREAVFSAFGRFVHQLSGKYYSAEDVGVSTSDIMIAHRQTPYMAGLEGKSGDPSPFTALGTYLGIKAAVKHQLDKDSLAGLRISVQGVGHVGYYLCRHLYEAGAELVVTDINQAALQRVSHEFGARVVAPDEIYQQQTDIYAPCALGATLNDDTLPQLKARIVAGCANNQLAEKRHGQALKQMGILYAPDYVINAGGIINVSFDNHYDRQQSTAKVERIYQTLMRIFAEAEKGDKTTAEIADSMARDIIAQAQQSEKK; this comes from the coding sequence GTGTCAGTTTTTAGCCATGCCTCTTTTGATAATCACGAACAGGTCGTGTTCTGTCATGACCCCAAAACCAATATCAGAGCCATTATTGCCGTCCACGACACCACGTTAGGCCCCGCCGTCGGTGGTTGCCGAATGTGGCAATATGATTCAGATGAAGCTGCGCTCAATGATGTATTGCGGCTCTCCCGTGGTATGACATACAAAAATGCTTTAGCCGGACTGCAAATGGGAGGCGGTAAGTCTGTGATTTTGGCCGATCCCGCCCGGACCGACAGAGAAGCTGTTTTCAGCGCCTTTGGTCGCTTCGTGCACCAATTAAGCGGTAAATATTATTCGGCAGAAGATGTTGGCGTATCCACCTCAGATATTATGATTGCTCACCGCCAGACTCCGTATATGGCAGGACTGGAAGGCAAAAGCGGCGACCCATCTCCTTTTACCGCATTAGGCACCTATTTAGGGATCAAAGCGGCAGTCAAACACCAATTGGATAAAGATTCATTAGCTGGATTACGTATCTCAGTGCAAGGGGTCGGTCACGTCGGTTATTATCTCTGCCGCCATTTATATGAAGCTGGCGCCGAACTGGTAGTCACAGATATCAATCAAGCGGCACTACAACGGGTCAGCCATGAATTTGGCGCCCGTGTTGTCGCCCCGGATGAGATTTACCAGCAACAAACCGACATTTATGCCCCCTGCGCCTTAGGTGCCACACTCAATGATGACACTCTGCCGCAACTGAAAGCCCGTATTGTTGCTGGTTGTGCCAATAATCAGCTGGCAGAAAAACGCCATGGGCAAGCACTGAAACAAATGGGGATTCTCTATGCCCCAGATTATGTAATCAATGCCGGTGGTATCATTAATGTCTCATTTGACAACCACTACGACCGGCAGCAATCCACAGCTAAAGTTGAGCGAATTTATCAAACCTTGATGCGTATTTTTGCCGAAGCAGAGAAAGGGGATAAGACTACAGCTGAAATTGCCGACAGCATGGCCAGGGATATCATTGCCCAAGCGCAACAGTCTGAAAAAAAATAG
- a CDS encoding MarR family winged helix-turn-helix transcriptional regulator, with translation MERSESLGYLVSHLNVSLQNELNERLRRYDLDIKVWPVLFSLWQEEGITQTELSKRCDVASYTMTRLLDQMQSQQLITRFQEADNRRAFKIFLTDHAKALEQDVVREAERINEKFFSVLNAEERAEFMKLLNKINRLEG, from the coding sequence TTGGAAAGGTCAGAGAGCTTGGGATATCTTGTCAGTCATTTAAATGTGTCGTTGCAAAACGAACTCAATGAGCGGCTGCGCCGTTATGATCTGGATATTAAGGTCTGGCCCGTGCTATTTAGTCTTTGGCAGGAAGAGGGGATTACGCAAACGGAACTGTCTAAACGCTGTGATGTCGCCAGTTACACCATGACCCGTTTGTTGGATCAAATGCAGAGTCAACAGTTGATCACCCGTTTTCAGGAAGCAGACAATCGCCGGGCATTTAAAATTTTTCTAACCGATCATGCCAAGGCGTTAGAGCAAGATGTGGTGCGTGAGGCTGAACGAATTAATGAGAAATTTTTCTCGGTACTCAATGCAGAAGAGCGAGCCGAGTTTATGAAATTACTTAATAAAATAAATCGCTTAGAAGGTTAG
- a CDS encoding DUF4826 family protein — protein MAEQNQTDTVSSPQNITPEQAEAIQQQWVQQQFQKANKFLAEKGVIPGKVLTDQSRYLVPYIAVWKMEASQPRKKQYWVISGDLPTDYVAADVAGNAREAIKHFSLTWQLKAENILNSSAASDPTQQKFAQLLISRAQSLYQMQEDKALWGESQPA, from the coding sequence ATGGCTGAGCAGAATCAAACAGATACAGTATCTTCTCCACAAAATATCACCCCGGAGCAAGCTGAAGCTATACAGCAGCAATGGGTGCAACAGCAGTTTCAAAAAGCCAATAAATTTCTGGCAGAAAAAGGGGTTATCCCCGGGAAAGTGCTGACAGATCAAAGCCGTTATTTGGTGCCTTATATTGCTGTGTGGAAAATGGAGGCCAGTCAGCCACGTAAAAAGCAATATTGGGTTATTTCTGGTGATTTGCCTACCGACTATGTTGCCGCGGATGTTGCTGGCAATGCCCGGGAAGCAATCAAACACTTTTCTTTGACTTGGCAATTAAAGGCGGAAAATATCCTTAATTCATCAGCCGCATCAGATCCAACGCAACAGAAGTTTGCACAGTTATTGATTTCAAGAGCCCAGAGCCTGTATCAAATGCAGGAAGATAAAGCGCTGTGGGGTGAATCTCAGCCGGCTTAA
- the cysZ gene encoding sulfate transporter CysZ — protein MTNSPSRPKSGVNYFMDGFELIRRPGLRTFVLIPLLINILLFAIGFYFAVGQLEQLFGWLNSQLPEYLSWLKFLLWPLALLAIVVVMAFVFSSVMNWLAAPFNGLLAEKVELMLTGKPLNTGGTMDTVKDIPRMLGREWTKLKYYLPRAIVFLLLFWVPVIGQTAAPVLWFLFTAWMMAVQYCDYPFDNHKVSFNEMKFALRQTRGSSFSFGATVTLFSMIPIVNFIVMPVAICGATAMWVDKYREAYRNTTIVPE, from the coding sequence ATGACAAATTCCCCTTCACGCCCTAAAAGCGGCGTTAATTATTTTATGGATGGATTTGAGCTGATCCGCCGCCCTGGCCTACGAACTTTTGTACTGATCCCGCTATTGATCAATATCCTGCTCTTTGCCATTGGGTTTTACTTTGCCGTAGGTCAACTTGAACAGCTATTTGGCTGGTTAAATAGCCAATTACCTGAATACCTTAGCTGGCTAAAATTTTTGTTGTGGCCGTTGGCACTATTGGCCATTGTCGTGGTTATGGCGTTTGTCTTTTCTTCTGTTATGAACTGGTTAGCGGCCCCATTTAATGGGTTACTGGCAGAAAAGGTGGAATTGATGCTGACCGGCAAGCCTCTTAATACCGGTGGCACCATGGATACAGTAAAAGATATTCCTAGAATGCTCGGACGAGAATGGACCAAACTCAAGTACTACCTGCCCAGAGCCATTGTTTTTTTGCTGCTATTTTGGGTTCCAGTTATCGGCCAAACCGCTGCGCCGGTATTATGGTTTCTGTTTACCGCGTGGATGATGGCTGTTCAGTATTGTGATTACCCCTTCGATAACCACAAAGTGTCTTTCAATGAGATGAAATTTGCATTACGCCAAACCCGAGGGAGCAGCTTTAGTTTCGGCGCCACGGTAACGCTGTTTTCCATGATCCCGATTGTGAACTTTATTGTCATGCCAGTCGCTATCTGCGGCGCAACCGCCATGTGGGTGGATAAATATCGCGAGGCATATCGCAATACGACTATCGTGCCGGAATAA
- a CDS encoding DUF1285 domain-containing protein — MTRDRTAKAKTDLTGGTLANLLSATQKDSSTIGLDADPLGDFAITTLPQWCDEKPWFHIEADGSWLYQQDTLPMKFARMFSGVLYCLDGEYQLITPAERVRVSVAEVPLLLVDYRFNDEAFTVTTSLETEFTVPKKAVVCQEDRIVFHLPRGLSGKLNRACYYRFINDFVLA; from the coding sequence ATGACAAGGGATCGCACAGCAAAAGCCAAGACTGACTTGACCGGAGGTACATTAGCTAATCTGCTGTCAGCGACGCAGAAAGACTCATCAACCATAGGGCTTGATGCTGATCCCTTGGGTGATTTTGCCATAACAACCTTGCCTCAGTGGTGTGATGAAAAGCCTTGGTTTCACATTGAGGCTGATGGCAGTTGGCTGTATCAGCAAGATACATTGCCAATGAAATTTGCCCGTATGTTCAGTGGGGTACTTTATTGCTTAGACGGGGAGTACCAACTAATTACGCCAGCGGAGCGGGTACGAGTTAGTGTTGCCGAAGTGCCGTTATTGCTGGTGGATTACCGTTTTAATGATGAAGCATTTACTGTTACAACATCATTAGAGACAGAATTTACTGTGCCGAAAAAGGCGGTGGTGTGCCAGGAAGACCGAATTGTATTTCATTTACCTAGGGGGTTATCTGGTAAATTAAATCGTGCCTGTTATTACCGATTTATCAACGACTTTGTTCTGGCTTAG
- a CDS encoding chromosome segregation protein SMC produces MRLKQIKLAGFKSFVDATKIPFLKPLTAIIGPNGCGKSNTIDAVRWVLGESSAKHLRGDAMTDVIFNGSTARRPVSVASVELVFENLDGRLSGQYAAYNEISVKRQVNRDAESSYFLNGQKCRRKDITDLFMGTGLGPRSYAIIEQGTISRLIDSKPHELRVFIEEAAGISRYKERRRDTENRIRHTRENLERLGDIRLELGKQLDKLSEQAKSAKRYREFKQQERQTQAELLVMRYQELMQQADTLNQQLDEQSLQLAKVQAAKEEVGSQQTAQQVRLEALERQEQQLVQVYYQTGTEIARLEQQLSHEQQKDANTQKALIRLNSQRDSIVSELNQLSERLIQLQAEQSQLATEAEGLAEIQDELTLKLEQLEAEKQLLDERCQNSKQQMTELKLQQALAQSQQQHLTERRQLQQKALAQLQQAALNAVSTERLDAAQSALVQCQNNQQTAQAQYQQCERHTDELRQQKQQLSTELATLDNDLAANYSRQELISHWLDKAAGDENTPKLWQQITVTPGWEAATELLLDGLLNMPVVANDSLSGFYPCGMATQHSMLSAPVNLAPWLERVQLAQTKAEGLARQASLADDERIITADGYLIGRGFVLQKQGSDTAVVSLQHELQTLQELTAALQDKHQGLASQLSALQQLLTEQEQQLSSVRQQLDNATLALAKAEQHLSGEQQRLDEACLRNTDDQQRQQQLMDELSVLATELELQQEKTAQLDEQLCHSQEDNAALDLQQQQQVSLLKEVKSQQAEQLRRSNELTRRLAEIDTQSMLARQQQAQLKERLAELARSESELNRQPAGEDPAAAVGLAQLEQQLAALLTRQGEQQHQLSQLRAEQTQLQAELESTLLKQKQEVGKIETVVQAIGTLKLQREGIKGQADSQMQLLTEAGIKLTEVAAGLAAGANSDLWQKNLDTLRGKISRLGAINLAAIEEYEQQSERKSYLDSQDEDLNKALQSLEEAIRKIDRETRSRFKATFDQINTDLGNLFPKVFGGGSAYLALTDDDLLETGVSIMARPPGKKNSTIQLLSGGEKALTALSLVFAIFRLNPAPFCMLDEVDAPLDDANVERFCRLLKEMSQTVQFIYISHNKITMEMADQLIGVTMHEPGVSRIVAVDLEEAVAMADAG; encoded by the coding sequence ATGAGACTGAAACAGATAAAACTTGCTGGATTTAAGTCGTTCGTCGATGCAACGAAAATTCCGTTCCTAAAACCTTTAACCGCGATTATCGGCCCTAACGGCTGCGGCAAATCTAATACCATTGATGCCGTACGCTGGGTATTGGGTGAAAGCAGTGCCAAACATCTGCGTGGTGATGCCATGACGGATGTTATTTTTAATGGCTCAACCGCCCGTAGACCTGTGTCTGTGGCTTCGGTTGAATTGGTTTTTGAAAACCTTGATGGCCGTCTTAGCGGTCAATATGCAGCTTACAATGAAATCTCGGTCAAACGTCAAGTTAACCGGGATGCAGAATCCAGTTATTTTCTTAATGGTCAAAAATGCCGCCGAAAAGATATTACGGATCTGTTTATGGGTACCGGCCTTGGACCGCGCAGTTATGCCATTATTGAACAGGGGACGATTTCCCGACTAATTGATTCTAAACCCCACGAATTACGGGTTTTTATTGAAGAGGCCGCGGGTATTTCCCGCTACAAAGAGCGGCGGCGGGACACTGAAAACCGTATTCGCCATACACGGGAAAATCTCGAGCGCCTGGGTGATATCCGCCTGGAGCTGGGTAAACAGCTTGATAAGCTATCCGAACAGGCCAAATCAGCCAAACGATATCGGGAATTTAAACAGCAAGAGCGCCAAACCCAAGCCGAATTACTGGTGATGCGTTATCAGGAGTTGATGCAGCAGGCCGATACCCTGAACCAGCAACTGGATGAACAGTCATTGCAGCTGGCTAAAGTGCAAGCGGCCAAAGAAGAAGTCGGTAGCCAGCAGACTGCGCAGCAGGTCAGATTAGAAGCGCTGGAGCGACAAGAGCAGCAGCTGGTGCAGGTGTATTACCAGACCGGTACCGAGATTGCCAGATTAGAGCAACAGCTGAGCCATGAACAGCAAAAAGATGCTAACACCCAAAAGGCACTTATTCGCCTCAATAGCCAACGAGACTCGATAGTCAGCGAGCTAAATCAGTTAAGCGAACGCTTGATACAGCTGCAGGCAGAGCAGTCACAGCTGGCAACAGAAGCGGAGGGATTGGCGGAAATACAAGATGAGCTGACACTCAAATTAGAGCAACTCGAAGCAGAAAAACAGCTGCTTGATGAACGCTGCCAGAACAGCAAACAGCAAATGACTGAACTGAAATTGCAGCAGGCACTGGCGCAAAGTCAACAGCAGCATCTTACTGAACGACGCCAACTGCAACAGAAGGCGTTAGCTCAATTGCAGCAGGCCGCGCTCAACGCAGTATCGACAGAGCGGCTCGATGCAGCGCAATCTGCTTTGGTGCAATGCCAGAACAATCAGCAGACGGCTCAGGCACAATATCAACAATGTGAGCGCCACACCGACGAGCTTCGACAGCAAAAGCAGCAGCTTAGTACTGAACTGGCCACACTAGATAATGACTTAGCAGCGAATTATTCTCGGCAAGAGCTGATCAGCCATTGGCTGGATAAGGCCGCTGGGGATGAAAACACCCCAAAATTGTGGCAGCAGATCACCGTAACCCCAGGGTGGGAAGCGGCCACAGAGCTGTTACTTGATGGGTTACTGAATATGCCTGTGGTGGCCAATGATAGCCTCAGCGGATTTTATCCCTGTGGTATGGCTACCCAACATAGTATGCTCAGCGCACCGGTGAATCTGGCGCCGTGGCTCGAGCGGGTGCAGCTGGCGCAGACGAAAGCGGAAGGTTTAGCACGCCAAGCATCATTGGCCGATGACGAGCGGATTATTACTGCCGATGGCTATCTGATTGGCCGGGGTTTTGTGCTGCAAAAACAAGGCTCAGATACAGCTGTGGTGAGTTTGCAGCATGAATTACAGACACTGCAGGAACTGACTGCCGCGCTGCAGGATAAACACCAGGGCTTAGCGTCACAATTGTCTGCATTACAGCAGCTATTAACTGAGCAGGAACAGCAGCTTAGTTCTGTCCGGCAACAGCTGGATAATGCCACCTTGGCCTTGGCTAAGGCCGAGCAGCATCTGAGTGGGGAGCAACAACGCTTAGATGAAGCTTGTCTGCGAAATACAGATGATCAGCAGCGCCAACAGCAGTTAATGGATGAATTATCCGTTTTAGCGACTGAGCTTGAGCTTCAGCAGGAAAAAACGGCCCAGCTTGATGAGCAACTTTGTCACAGTCAGGAAGATAATGCTGCGTTGGACTTGCAGCAACAGCAGCAGGTGAGCTTGCTAAAAGAGGTGAAAAGCCAGCAAGCTGAGCAGTTGCGACGCAGTAATGAACTAACCCGCCGCCTCGCTGAAATTGACACGCAATCCATGTTGGCCCGTCAGCAACAGGCGCAGTTAAAAGAGCGCCTCGCGGAATTGGCTCGTAGTGAATCAGAACTTAATCGTCAGCCGGCCGGCGAAGATCCCGCCGCTGCAGTCGGCCTGGCTCAACTGGAGCAACAATTGGCCGCATTGCTGACCCGGCAGGGAGAGCAGCAGCATCAGTTAAGCCAACTTCGGGCTGAGCAAACCCAGTTACAGGCCGAGCTTGAATCAACACTATTGAAGCAAAAACAAGAAGTTGGCAAGATAGAGACAGTTGTGCAAGCAATTGGTACGCTGAAACTGCAACGGGAAGGGATTAAGGGGCAAGCTGACAGCCAGATGCAGCTGCTTACTGAAGCCGGGATTAAGCTGACCGAGGTCGCTGCGGGTTTAGCAGCCGGAGCAAACAGTGATCTGTGGCAGAAAAATCTTGATACTTTACGCGGTAAAATCAGCAGGTTAGGCGCTATCAATCTGGCCGCTATTGAAGAGTATGAACAGCAGAGCGAGCGGAAAAGCTACCTGGACAGTCAGGATGAAGATCTTAATAAGGCACTGCAGAGCCTAGAAGAGGCCATTCGTAAGATTGATCGGGAAACCCGCAGCCGCTTTAAAGCGACGTTCGATCAGATTAATACCGATTTAGGCAATCTGTTCCCGAAGGTGTTCGGCGGCGGTAGCGCCTATCTGGCATTGACTGATGATGATCTGCTGGAAACCGGGGTCAGTATTATGGCGCGGCCACCAGGAAAGAAAAACAGTACGATTCAGCTGCTTTCCGGTGGTGAAAAAGCGCTGACCGCTTTATCATTAGTATTTGCAATTTTCCGTTTGAATCCAGCACCTTTCTGTATGTTGGATGAGGTGGATGCACCATTGGATGATGCCAATGTTGAGCGTTTTTGCCGACTGTTAAAAGAGATGTCGCAGACCGTGCAGTTTATCTATATCAGTCACAACAAAATCACAATGGAAATGGCTGATCAGTTGATAGGGGTTACTATGCATGAGCCGGGGGTTTCACGCATAGTCGCAGTAGATTTAGAGGAAGCGGTGGCTATGGCCGATGCCGGCTAA